A stretch of Janibacter endophyticus DNA encodes these proteins:
- a CDS encoding ABC transporter substrate-binding protein — protein sequence MADLVPDEIASDGKLVVGTDPSDAPNEFIDEDGKTIIGITPDLAKSIGQKLGLEIELKAAPFDAIIPGLDSGKYEVGMSAFTDTKEREKTVDFVTYTFAGTSWAVQKGNPKNITPDDACGAKVGVQRGSTHLKDVQDKSAACEAEGKDKIKISQYPVLADAATAVASGKEDAWLTDLQVVAWSVKQSGNELEIVGEPYETAPLGIALPKGTELTQAVQQAVQSLIDDGTYEKIMKKWGVEDSMIETAKINDAKF from the coding sequence ATGGCAGACCTGGTTCCTGACGAGATCGCGTCCGACGGCAAACTCGTGGTCGGCACCGACCCGTCTGATGCCCCAAACGAGTTCATTGACGAGGACGGCAAGACGATCATCGGGATCACGCCCGACCTGGCGAAGTCCATCGGACAGAAGCTCGGCCTCGAGATCGAGCTCAAGGCGGCACCTTTCGACGCGATCATCCCCGGGCTGGACTCGGGCAAGTACGAGGTAGGGATGTCGGCGTTCACCGACACAAAGGAGCGCGAGAAGACGGTCGACTTTGTCACCTACACCTTCGCCGGTACGTCCTGGGCCGTGCAGAAGGGAAATCCGAAGAACATCACGCCCGATGACGCGTGCGGTGCCAAGGTCGGGGTGCAGCGCGGTTCGACTCACCTCAAGGATGTCCAGGACAAGTCGGCTGCTTGCGAGGCGGAGGGCAAGGACAAGATCAAGATCAGCCAGTACCCCGTCCTCGCTGACGCGGCGACGGCCGTGGCGTCCGGCAAGGAGGACGCATGGTTGACCGACCTCCAGGTCGTGGCGTGGTCCGTCAAGCAGTCCGGCAACGAGCTGGAGATCGTCGGGGAGCCCTACGAAACCGCTCCGCTTGGAATCGCGTTGCCGAAGGGCACCGAGCTCACGCAGGCAGTTCAGCAGGCAGTGCAGTCCCTCATCGACGACGGCACCTACGAGAAGATCATGAAGAAATGGGGTGTTGAGGACTCGATGATCGAGACCGCGAAGATCAACGATGCGAAGTTCTGA